In Deltaproteobacteria bacterium, one genomic interval encodes:
- a CDS encoding thiamine phosphate synthase, which translates to MRLYSTHAPGQLTGAHAAGADYAGVGPLYETNTKEDVMAPVGLAYL; encoded by the coding sequence ATCCGTTTATATTCCACCCATGCTCCCGGACAACTGACGGGGGCCCACGCCGCTGGGGCCGATTATGCGGGGGTGGGGCCGCTTTACGAAACGAACACCAAAGAGGACGTCATGGCCCCGGTGGGGCTGGCCTACCTGG